From one Cyanobacterium stanieri PCC 7202 genomic stretch:
- a CDS encoding hypothetical protein (KEGG: oih:OB2690 sodium:alanine symporter~SPTR: Putative uncharacterized protein) has product MDCNALWCKFKAVCLDILHAQLCFIPEHFDPRWLKVFDFWFFVTLIFGGFSMLIPFLALIYILLIYVLLLIAQRFKKLNDNSTTDINS; this is encoded by the coding sequence ATGGATTGCAATGCTTTGTGGTGCAAGTTTAAAGCTGTCTGCCTAGATATACTCCATGCTCAATTGTGTTTTATTCCTGAACATTTTGACCCTCGTTGGTTAAAAGTGTTCGATTTTTGGTTTTTTGTCACTCTTATTTTCGGAGGTTTTTCCATGCTCATTCCTTTCCTTGCCCTCATTTATATTTTACTGATTTATGTTTTGTTATTGATTGCCCAACGGTTCAAAAAACTTAATGATAATTCAACTACGGATATAAATAGTTGA